A DNA window from Kitasatospora atroaurantiaca contains the following coding sequences:
- a CDS encoding AIM24 family protein, which produces MAFTKINNKMVEAKIFPGQRVFSQRGAMLAYTGEVTFKPNVMGGQGGVMSMIGRRVANEDTPLMTVEGQGSVMFGHGGHNVHVIDLAGDTLYVEADRLLAFDGTLQQSTMFMGSQGGVMGMVRGQVTGQGLFTTKLDGQGSVAVMAHGGVIELPIAPNQPVHVDPQAYVAHRGQVTNKLSTALGWRDMIGRGSGEAFQLELSGHGVVYVQASEEKL; this is translated from the coding sequence ATGGCCTTCACGAAGATCAACAACAAGATGGTCGAGGCGAAGATCTTCCCCGGCCAGCGGGTGTTCAGCCAGCGCGGCGCGATGCTCGCCTACACCGGCGAGGTCACCTTCAAGCCCAACGTGATGGGCGGCCAGGGCGGCGTGATGTCGATGATCGGGCGCCGGGTGGCCAACGAGGACACCCCGCTGATGACCGTCGAGGGCCAGGGCAGCGTGATGTTCGGCCACGGCGGCCACAACGTCCACGTGATCGACCTGGCCGGCGACACCCTCTACGTGGAGGCCGACCGGCTGCTGGCCTTCGACGGCACGCTGCAGCAGTCCACCATGTTCATGGGCTCGCAGGGCGGCGTGATGGGCATGGTCCGCGGCCAGGTCACCGGCCAGGGCCTGTTCACCACGAAGCTGGACGGCCAGGGCTCGGTCGCGGTGATGGCCCACGGCGGCGTCATCGAACTGCCGATCGCCCCGAACCAGCCGGTGCACGTGGACCCGCAGGCGTACGTGGCGCACCGCGGCCAGGTCACCAACAAGCTGTCCACCGCGCTGGGTTGGCGCGACATGATCGGACGCGGTTCCGGCGAGGCGTTCCAGCTGGAGCTGTCCGGGCACGGCGTGGTGTACGTGCAGGCGAGCGAGGAGAAGCTCTGA
- a CDS encoding AIM24 family protein, translating into MPPQGQYGAPLPQPQGGSGPVVHDANSLPVNDNVNPYAFSVDLNGPYYLQKGKMIAYYGDIRFSGVGRGVIDQVLERNFNSPLHAADWTLAEGRGKLLLADRAFDLNSYDLEQGNLTVRSGNLLAFEPTLALKQSIIPGFLTLIGSGKFVAASNGPVHFVEPPIRVDPQALVGWADCPAPCHHYDHSYMHGLIGGLRHLTGLGGASGEEHQFEFIGAGQVLLQSTETLMAERSVGVVHAEAGVPGGGMPHQQAGHAGGQQLPNINVPGLGNLGDLGRRFGL; encoded by the coding sequence ATGCCGCCGCAGGGCCAGTACGGCGCCCCGCTGCCGCAGCCCCAGGGCGGCAGCGGCCCGGTGGTGCACGACGCCAACAGCCTGCCGGTCAACGACAACGTCAACCCGTACGCCTTCTCGGTCGACCTGAACGGCCCGTACTACCTGCAGAAGGGCAAGATGATCGCCTACTACGGCGACATCCGCTTCTCGGGCGTCGGCCGGGGCGTGATCGACCAGGTGCTGGAGCGGAACTTCAACTCCCCGCTGCACGCGGCGGACTGGACGCTGGCCGAGGGCCGCGGCAAGCTGCTGCTCGCCGACCGGGCCTTCGACCTGAACTCGTACGACCTGGAGCAGGGCAACCTGACGGTCCGTTCGGGCAACCTGCTGGCCTTCGAGCCCACGCTGGCTCTGAAACAGTCGATCATCCCGGGCTTCCTGACCCTGATCGGCTCCGGCAAGTTCGTGGCGGCGTCCAACGGTCCGGTGCACTTCGTGGAGCCACCTATCCGGGTGGATCCGCAGGCGCTGGTCGGCTGGGCCGACTGCCCCGCGCCCTGCCATCATTACGACCACAGCTACATGCACGGCCTGATCGGCGGGCTGCGTCACCTGACCGGTCTCGGTGGGGCCTCCGGCGAGGAGCACCAGTTCGAGTTCATCGGGGCCGGGCAGGTGCTGCTGCAGTCCACCGAGACGCTGATGGCGGAGCGTTCGGTGGGTGTGGTGCACGCGGAGGCCGGGGTGCCGGGCGGTGGGATGCCGCACCAGCAGGCCGGGCATGCCGGCGGTCAGCAGCTGCCGAACATCAACGTGCCGGGGCTCGGGAACCTGGGCGACCTGGGGCGGCGGTTCGGGCTCTGA
- a CDS encoding MarR family winged helix-turn-helix transcriptional regulator codes for MDTHTTDPAAASSSPPVAEEEAPWLSAKEQQFWRAHLEVSKLLDYQLGRELQPHNLASNDYEILVVLSEAPERRMRMTDLATATLQSKSRLSHQITRMENAGLVLRQECPGDRRGLYANLTDLGWETMQKVAPDHVRSVRHHFIDRLTPEQIDAMYAALSPIAEHLRALRGRA; via the coding sequence ATGGACACGCACACCACCGACCCCGCAGCGGCCTCCTCCTCTCCCCCCGTGGCAGAGGAGGAGGCCCCTTGGCTCTCCGCCAAGGAGCAGCAGTTCTGGCGTGCCCACCTGGAGGTCAGCAAACTCCTGGACTACCAGCTGGGCCGCGAGCTGCAGCCGCACAACCTGGCGAGCAACGACTACGAGATCCTGGTCGTGCTCTCGGAGGCCCCCGAGCGCCGGATGCGGATGACCGACCTGGCCACCGCGACCCTGCAGTCCAAGAGCCGGCTCTCGCACCAGATCACCCGGATGGAGAACGCCGGGCTGGTACTCCGTCAGGAGTGTCCCGGCGACCGCCGCGGCCTCTACGCGAACCTGACCGACCTCGGCTGGGAGACCATGCAGAAGGTCGCGCCCGACCACGTCCGCAGCGTCCGCCACCACTTCATCGACCGGCTCACGCCCGAGCAGATCGACGCGATGTACGCGGCGCTGTCCCCGATCGCCGAGCACCTCCGCGCCCTCCGCGGCCGGGCGTAG
- the meaB gene encoding methylmalonyl Co-A mutase-associated GTPase MeaB: MIDVPTLVEQAREGRPRAVARLITLVENAAPELREVMAALAPYTGQAYTVGLTGSPGVGKSTSTSALVSAYRRLGKRVGVLAVDPSSPFSGGALLGDRVRMQEHATDPEVFIRSMATRGHLGGLSWSAPQALRVLDAAGCDVILVETVGVGQSEVEVAAQADTTVVLLAPGMGDGIQAAKAGILEIGDVFVVNKADRDGADATARELNHMLGLGEAREAGEWRPPIVKTVAARGEGVDEVVEALEKHRAWLAETGELATRRRRRAADEVEAIALAALRARIGDLHGDRHLSALAERVAAGDLDPYGAADELISSLTNP, from the coding sequence ATGATCGACGTCCCCACGCTGGTCGAGCAGGCCCGCGAGGGCAGGCCGCGGGCCGTCGCCCGGCTGATCACGCTGGTCGAGAACGCGGCACCCGAGCTGCGCGAGGTGATGGCCGCGCTGGCTCCGTACACCGGGCAGGCGTACACGGTGGGGCTCACCGGCTCGCCCGGGGTGGGGAAGTCCACCTCGACCTCCGCCCTGGTCTCGGCGTACCGCAGGCTCGGCAAGCGGGTCGGGGTGCTGGCCGTCGACCCGTCCTCGCCGTTCTCCGGCGGCGCGCTGCTCGGCGACCGGGTGCGGATGCAGGAGCACGCCACCGACCCCGAGGTCTTCATCCGCTCGATGGCCACCCGGGGTCACCTGGGCGGGCTCTCCTGGTCCGCGCCGCAGGCGCTTCGGGTACTCGACGCGGCGGGCTGTGACGTGATCCTGGTGGAGACCGTCGGCGTCGGCCAGTCCGAGGTCGAGGTGGCCGCGCAGGCCGACACCACCGTGGTCCTGCTGGCCCCCGGCATGGGCGACGGCATCCAGGCGGCCAAGGCCGGGATCCTGGAGATCGGTGACGTCTTCGTGGTCAACAAGGCCGACCGGGACGGCGCGGACGCCACCGCCCGCGAGCTCAACCACATGCTCGGCCTCGGCGAGGCCCGCGAGGCGGGTGAGTGGCGGCCGCCGATCGTCAAGACGGTCGCGGCGCGCGGCGAAGGCGTGGACGAGGTGGTCGAGGCGCTCGAGAAGCACCGCGCCTGGCTGGCCGAGACCGGCGAACTCGCCACCCGCCGCCGCCGCCGGGCCGCCGACGAGGTCGAGGCAATCGCCCTCGCGGCCCTACGCGCCCGGATCGGCGACCTCCACGGCGACCGCCACCTCTCCGCCCTGGCCGAACGCGTCGCAGCCGGCGACCTCGACCCCTACGGCGCCGCCGACGAACTCATCTCAAGCCTCACCAACCCCTGA